A section of the Pseudovibrio sp. M1P-2-3 genome encodes:
- a CDS encoding ABC transporter ATP-binding protein, translating into MSILEISGLSKAFGEGAQRREILSNVNLKVEEGEFVAILGFSGSGKTTLISAMAGLLDADEGGVIFKGKQVTGPDPERGVVFQSYSLMPWLTVWQNVALAVDSVFKACGRAERKQIIARYIAMVGLSHACERRPEELSGGMRQRVAVARALAMQPQVLLMDEPLSALDALTRAKLQDEFAEISQKEKKTIILVTNDVDEAILLADRIIPLKPGPNASFGPEFKVDIPRPRERSAMNSSDAFIQLRASITQYLMEVGAQNGEGSTQEYNLPNIIPFAQKQAEKKLSDAIERAAGDSTSGKYLEFSQLKKVYPTPKGPLTVVDGFDLKVKKGEFLSLIGHSGCGKSTVLSMVAGLNEITEGTIILDGEHITQAGPDKAVVFQAPSLLPWLTAYENVALGVDRVYPDASKEERNDVIEYYLSKVGLEDAMHTLASDLSNGMKQRVGIARAFALSPKVLLLDEPFGMLDSLTRWELQDVLMDVWKKTKVTAICVTHDVDEAILLADRVVMMSNGPNAKIGNVMEVDLARPRSRKELLAHPDYYAYREELLDFLEAYEGGANPTPEQLQSIQQKRATRLLRQKGAVDAAE; encoded by the coding sequence ATGAGTATTCTTGAAATCTCAGGTCTTTCCAAAGCGTTTGGTGAAGGTGCACAGCGACGGGAAATATTGTCCAACGTGAACCTGAAAGTGGAGGAGGGCGAGTTTGTCGCTATCCTCGGGTTTTCCGGTTCGGGCAAAACCACCCTGATTTCCGCCATGGCGGGCCTGCTGGATGCAGACGAAGGCGGCGTGATCTTTAAGGGAAAGCAAGTCACTGGGCCAGACCCTGAGCGGGGCGTGGTGTTCCAGTCCTATTCGTTAATGCCGTGGCTCACTGTCTGGCAAAATGTGGCCCTTGCCGTGGACAGTGTTTTTAAAGCCTGCGGGAGAGCAGAGCGCAAGCAAATCATTGCCCGCTACATAGCCATGGTAGGGCTCTCCCATGCGTGTGAACGTAGACCGGAAGAGCTTTCTGGTGGTATGCGCCAGCGCGTGGCGGTGGCACGGGCGCTGGCCATGCAGCCGCAGGTGCTGCTTATGGATGAGCCGCTTTCTGCCCTTGATGCGTTAACCCGCGCCAAGCTTCAGGATGAATTTGCTGAAATTTCGCAGAAAGAGAAAAAGACCATCATTCTCGTGACTAATGACGTGGACGAGGCCATTTTGTTGGCTGACAGAATTATTCCTTTAAAACCGGGTCCCAATGCGTCTTTCGGGCCGGAGTTTAAGGTAGATATTCCCCGCCCGCGTGAGCGCTCTGCCATGAACTCCAGTGATGCGTTTATCCAGTTGCGAGCGTCGATCACTCAATATCTGATGGAGGTGGGCGCGCAGAACGGGGAAGGCTCCACACAGGAGTACAACCTGCCAAATATAATTCCCTTTGCCCAAAAGCAGGCGGAGAAAAAACTTTCAGATGCCATCGAAAGAGCAGCAGGTGACAGCACCAGCGGGAAATATCTGGAATTCAGCCAGCTGAAGAAGGTCTACCCCACTCCCAAAGGGCCTCTCACAGTGGTGGACGGGTTTGATTTGAAAGTAAAGAAAGGGGAATTCCTTTCGCTTATCGGCCATTCGGGCTGTGGCAAGTCCACTGTTTTGTCCATGGTTGCGGGCCTCAACGAGATTACAGAGGGCACCATTATTCTGGATGGGGAGCACATTACCCAAGCAGGGCCGGACAAGGCAGTGGTGTTTCAAGCCCCTTCGCTTCTTCCGTGGCTGACAGCCTATGAGAATGTGGCGCTGGGTGTTGACCGGGTCTACCCCGATGCCAGCAAGGAGGAGCGCAATGATGTCATTGAGTATTACCTATCAAAGGTGGGTCTTGAAGATGCGATGCACACGCTTGCAAGTGATCTTTCCAATGGAATGAAGCAGCGGGTGGGTATTGCCCGTGCCTTTGCTCTCTCTCCCAAAGTGCTGCTTCTGGATGAACCTTTTGGGATGCTGGATTCACTGACCCGTTGGGAACTTCAAGATGTCTTGATGGACGTTTGGAAGAAGACCAAGGTGACCGCGATTTGTGTGACCCATGATGTGGATGAGGCGATCTTACTTGCTGATCGTGTGGTGATGATGTCCAACGGCCCCAATGCCAAAATTGGTAATGTCATGGAGGTGGACCTTGCAAGACCGCGTTCACGCAAGGAGCTTCTGGCTCACCCTGATTACTACGCTTACCGTGAAGAACTTCTTGATTTCCTAGAGGCTTATGAAGGGGGCGCCAACCCGACCCCTGAGCAGCTCCAGTCTATCCAGCAAAAACGTGCAACCCGCCTCCTTCGTCAGAAGGGTGCAGTGGATGCAGCAGAGTAA
- the nirB gene encoding nitrite reductase large subunit NirB, which translates to MAPGRMLEYLFEAGPDAYDVTIFNAEPRVNYNRLMLSPVLSGEKSYEDIITHDDEWYETHGVTLHKGAKVTDIDRKAKTVSSLNGITVSYDKLVIATGSSPFIVPLPGHTLEGVLVYRDLDDVETMLGAANGGGRAVVIGGGLLGLEAAAGLKEQGMDVTVLHLMPTLMERQLDPTAGFLLERAFEERGICVNTQANTKEIIGTDGRVSSVVLEDGTTIDASIVVMAVGIRPSTQLAKMAGLHTGRGILVGDDMRTSDPDIFSLGECVEHRGECYGLVAPLYEMARVLADNLLGGTSEYNGSVTATKLKVTGIDLYSAGDFEEGEGREEIVLRDAAAGVYKRLVLQDNKVIGAVLYGETSDGPWFFDLLKKGQDVEEMRETLIFGQAYQGGSPLDPTEAVAALPDDAEICGCNGISKGTIVEAIKTKGLTSLDEVRAHTKASASCGTCTGLVEQLMHVALGDSYNPQAVQPMCPCTDLGHDDVRRLIVAKELKSIPEVMQELEWKTSCGCVKCRPALNYYLVCDWPEEYADDYQSRYINERVHANIQKDGTFSVVPRMWGGMTTSSELRAIADVVDKFDIPSVKCTGGQRIDMLGVKKEDLPAVWDDLGKAGFVSGHAYAKGLRTVKTCVGTDWCRFGTQDSTGLGIRLEKFMWGSWTPAKLKLAVSGCPRNCSESTCKDIGIICVDSGYELHFGGAAGLEIQGTEILCNVSTEEEVLEYVCALTQMYREQARYLERIYKWAARIGHDEVRAQIAENPEKRKYYFDRFVASQKVAQVDPWSERVSGKDKHEFNPIHIQAAEAAE; encoded by the coding sequence ATGGCTCCGGGCCGTATGCTGGAATACCTGTTTGAGGCAGGGCCAGATGCCTATGATGTGACCATATTCAACGCTGAACCCCGGGTGAATTATAATCGCCTGATGCTTTCTCCGGTCCTGTCCGGCGAGAAGTCCTATGAAGATATCATTACCCATGATGATGAGTGGTATGAAACCCATGGTGTGACCTTGCACAAGGGTGCCAAGGTGACGGATATCGACCGGAAGGCGAAGACTGTTTCTTCCTTGAATGGCATCACGGTCTCCTATGACAAGCTGGTGATCGCTACCGGTTCCAGCCCGTTTATTGTTCCTCTTCCCGGTCATACCCTTGAGGGTGTTCTGGTTTACAGGGACCTTGATGATGTGGAAACGATGCTTGGTGCTGCAAACGGCGGTGGGCGCGCTGTTGTTATCGGCGGCGGCTTGCTTGGGCTGGAAGCGGCTGCGGGCTTGAAGGAGCAGGGTATGGATGTAACGGTTCTGCATCTCATGCCAACGCTTATGGAGCGCCAGCTGGACCCGACTGCAGGATTTTTGTTGGAGAGGGCATTTGAAGAGCGCGGCATTTGCGTCAACACACAGGCCAATACCAAGGAAATCATCGGGACGGATGGGCGTGTCTCCTCTGTTGTGCTGGAAGATGGAACCACCATTGACGCCAGTATTGTAGTGATGGCAGTTGGCATTCGCCCCAGCACCCAGCTTGCCAAGATGGCGGGGCTGCACACGGGACGCGGCATTCTGGTGGGCGATGATATGCGCACATCTGATCCGGATATCTTCTCCCTTGGGGAGTGTGTGGAGCACAGAGGCGAGTGCTACGGCCTTGTGGCACCGCTCTATGAAATGGCAAGGGTTCTTGCCGACAACCTTCTGGGTGGTACCTCTGAATATAATGGCTCTGTGACAGCAACCAAGCTGAAGGTAACGGGCATTGACCTTTATTCGGCTGGTGATTTTGAAGAGGGGGAAGGCAGAGAAGAGATTGTTCTTCGAGATGCTGCTGCCGGTGTCTACAAGCGCCTTGTCTTGCAGGACAACAAGGTCATTGGCGCTGTGCTTTATGGCGAGACGAGTGATGGCCCCTGGTTCTTTGATCTTTTAAAGAAAGGGCAGGATGTTGAGGAGATGCGTGAAACGCTCATCTTCGGGCAGGCCTATCAAGGAGGGTCCCCCCTGGACCCTACGGAGGCCGTTGCAGCCTTACCAGATGATGCAGAAATCTGTGGTTGTAACGGCATTTCCAAAGGCACAATTGTAGAAGCTATCAAAACCAAAGGCCTGACCAGCCTTGACGAGGTACGGGCGCATACCAAAGCCTCCGCCTCGTGCGGCACGTGTACGGGGCTGGTTGAGCAGCTCATGCATGTGGCGCTGGGCGACAGCTATAACCCGCAGGCGGTACAGCCCATGTGCCCGTGCACAGACCTTGGCCATGATGATGTACGCCGCCTGATCGTTGCCAAGGAGCTGAAAAGCATTCCGGAAGTGATGCAGGAGCTGGAATGGAAAACCTCGTGCGGCTGCGTCAAATGCCGTCCTGCGCTCAATTACTATCTGGTGTGTGACTGGCCGGAAGAATATGCCGACGATTATCAATCTCGTTATATCAATGAGCGCGTGCACGCCAATATTCAAAAAGACGGTACATTTTCCGTTGTTCCGCGCATGTGGGGCGGCATGACGACCTCTAGTGAGCTGCGGGCCATTGCCGATGTGGTGGACAAGTTCGATATCCCTTCCGTCAAATGCACCGGTGGGCAACGCATCGACATGCTGGGGGTGAAAAAGGAAGATCTGCCAGCAGTTTGGGATGATCTTGGTAAAGCCGGGTTTGTTTCCGGCCACGCCTATGCCAAGGGGCTGCGCACTGTGAAAACCTGCGTTGGAACGGACTGGTGCCGTTTTGGAACGCAAGATTCAACGGGCCTTGGCATTCGCCTTGAAAAGTTCATGTGGGGTTCCTGGACACCGGCAAAGCTGAAACTGGCTGTTTCGGGATGTCCGCGCAATTGCTCGGAATCTACCTGTAAGGATATCGGCATTATCTGCGTGGACTCGGGCTATGAACTCCACTTTGGCGGCGCTGCCGGGCTGGAGATTCAAGGCACTGAGATCCTTTGCAACGTCTCCACGGAAGAAGAGGTGCTGGAATACGTTTGTGCGCTCACGCAGATGTACCGCGAACAAGCGCGGTATCTGGAACGCATTTATAAATGGGCAGCCCGCATTGGCCATGACGAGGTGCGGGCGCAAATTGCCGAAAACCCCGAGAAACGGAAGTACTACTTCGACCGGTTTGTGGCCTCGCAGAAGGTTGCGCAGGTGGACCCTTGGTCCGAAAGGGTCAGCGGCAAGGACAAGCATGAGTTTAACCCGATACACATACAGGCAGCGGAGGCAGCAGAATGA
- the nirD gene encoding nitrite reductase small subunit NirD, with amino-acid sequence MNAQSTHWIEVGVRDDIPLRGSRVVYLNGEKIALFKTMEGNIYALEDSCPHKGGPLSEGMVHDGCVTCPLHNWVISLENGEAQGADEGTVKRYPVRLEGDILFLGLNGRG; translated from the coding sequence ATGAACGCACAAAGCACACACTGGATTGAGGTGGGCGTGAGAGATGATATTCCGCTCCGTGGGTCCCGCGTTGTTTATCTCAATGGCGAGAAAATTGCCCTTTTCAAAACCATGGAGGGCAACATCTATGCTCTGGAAGATTCCTGCCCCCACAAGGGCGGCCCTTTGAGCGAGGGGATGGTGCATGACGGCTGTGTCACCTGCCCACTGCATAACTGGGTGATCTCGCTGGAAAATGGAGAAGCGCAGGGCGCTGATGAAGGGACTGTGAAGCGCTATCCTGTCCGGTTGGAGGGGGATATTCTGTTTCTGGGGTTGAATGGGAGAGGGTGA
- a CDS encoding nitrate reductase, which yields MSAGSCTETTRSTCPYCGVGCGVLVNKQQDGSVEVKGDPDHPANFGRLCSKGMALGETLDMEGRLLFPKVHGQRKSWDEALDLVANTFARTIAEHGPDSVAFYGSGQMLTEDYYVANKLMKGFMGTANIDSNSRLCMASSVAGHKIAFGSDTVPGTYEDLEQADLVVLVGSNAAWCHPVLFQRILAAKASRPSLKLVVIDPRQSASTQHADMHLQVRPDGDSALFAGLLDYLSKNNFLDQGYISAHTQDFGLALTAAKSWGAEAIEAVCGLETEELEGFYKLFARTEKVVTLYSQGVNQSSSGTAKVGAILNCHLATGRIGRVGMGPFSLTGQPNAMGGREVGALANMLAAHMSIEDESHRQTVSDFWETDRLAFETGLKAVEMFDAVASGEIKAIWIMATSPVDSMPNGDLVETALKNCEFVVTSDILGDTDTLRHAHVALPSLGWGEKSGTVTNSERRISRQRAFLSEPEEARADWWQLAQVGQRMGFEDAFSFDNPVQIFREHAALSGYQNNGERDFDISAYDDVSEGAYEALTPFQWPRTREPARNKERFFSDGGFFHKNGRARFVQIEPQTLGEATHNYAFTLNTGRIRDQWHTMTRTGKSARLSAHLGEPFAEIHPEDALALGIRHANLVEVSNGLGKILVRALITSRQSKGEVFVPMHWSDQFASNARVDRLVPPKTDGTSGQPAFKNVGVKLRPYVGALYGFVVSRKKPELIDLDYWVVSRCEGGWSAEFAHTHRPANITERLQDLFKDSAPNQSGARPELVSMVNDGSGLATHAGFQEETLLGAAFMADRPVGVSRGWARGLLGFRFHNSMSRHGVLAGLPSNGSVEPGALICSCMNVGVNQIALAIEQGASSLDQVAAATNAGTGCGSCRGDILRIIEDLQVVAAQ from the coding sequence ATGAGCGCGGGAAGCTGCACTGAGACAACCCGAAGCACCTGCCCCTATTGCGGGGTAGGATGCGGTGTTCTCGTGAACAAACAGCAGGACGGGTCGGTCGAGGTGAAAGGGGACCCTGACCATCCCGCCAACTTTGGCAGGCTCTGTTCCAAGGGAATGGCCCTTGGGGAAACCCTTGATATGGAAGGGCGGCTGCTGTTTCCAAAAGTGCACGGGCAGCGCAAGAGCTGGGACGAGGCGCTGGATCTTGTTGCCAATACCTTCGCGCGGACCATTGCGGAGCACGGGCCGGATTCTGTTGCCTTTTACGGCTCCGGCCAGATGCTGACCGAAGACTATTATGTGGCCAATAAACTCATGAAAGGGTTCATGGGTACCGCCAATATTGATAGTAACTCCCGCCTGTGTATGGCCTCATCCGTTGCGGGGCACAAGATTGCGTTTGGGTCGGACACGGTTCCTGGAACCTATGAGGATCTGGAGCAAGCGGACCTAGTGGTTCTGGTGGGATCCAATGCTGCATGGTGTCATCCTGTCCTTTTTCAAAGAATTCTGGCTGCAAAAGCAAGTCGCCCCTCGTTGAAGCTGGTGGTTATTGATCCCAGACAAAGCGCAAGTACTCAGCATGCGGATATGCACCTGCAAGTACGGCCAGATGGGGACAGTGCTCTGTTTGCCGGTTTGCTGGATTACCTATCCAAAAATAATTTTCTGGATCAAGGCTACATCAGCGCCCATACGCAAGATTTTGGTTTGGCACTGACCGCCGCAAAAAGTTGGGGGGCGGAGGCTATCGAAGCCGTCTGCGGTCTGGAAACTGAGGAACTGGAGGGCTTTTACAAACTCTTTGCCCGTACAGAGAAAGTTGTCACGCTTTATTCGCAGGGGGTGAACCAGTCCTCAAGCGGCACTGCTAAAGTGGGCGCGATTTTAAATTGCCATCTTGCCACCGGGCGCATTGGCCGCGTTGGAATGGGGCCGTTTTCACTCACTGGACAACCCAATGCCATGGGCGGACGGGAGGTGGGGGCACTGGCCAATATGCTTGCAGCGCACATGTCTATTGAGGACGAGAGCCACCGACAAACGGTCAGTGATTTTTGGGAAACCGACCGGCTGGCCTTCGAAACCGGCCTGAAAGCGGTAGAGATGTTTGATGCGGTTGCCTCTGGTGAAATCAAGGCAATCTGGATCATGGCCACCAGCCCCGTGGACAGTATGCCCAATGGGGATCTGGTTGAGACTGCTTTGAAAAACTGCGAGTTTGTCGTGACCTCTGATATTCTGGGGGATACTGACACGCTCCGCCATGCCCATGTGGCACTGCCCTCACTGGGGTGGGGAGAAAAAAGCGGGACGGTCACCAATTCGGAGCGGAGAATATCCCGCCAACGTGCATTTCTCAGCGAGCCAGAAGAGGCAAGGGCAGATTGGTGGCAACTGGCCCAAGTTGGACAGCGCATGGGGTTTGAAGATGCATTTTCCTTTGATAATCCAGTCCAGATTTTCCGCGAACATGCTGCGCTTTCCGGCTACCAGAATAATGGTGAACGGGATTTTGATATCAGCGCCTACGACGATGTGAGTGAGGGTGCCTATGAGGCATTGACGCCATTTCAGTGGCCCCGCACGCGCGAGCCTGCGAGAAATAAAGAGCGTTTTTTTTCTGATGGCGGATTTTTCCATAAAAACGGCAGGGCACGTTTTGTTCAAATTGAGCCACAGACTCTAGGGGAGGCAACTCATAATTATGCATTCACGTTAAATACGGGGCGTATCCGCGATCAGTGGCATACCATGACACGTACCGGAAAATCGGCCCGACTGTCCGCCCATCTTGGGGAGCCTTTCGCAGAAATTCATCCTGAAGATGCACTGGCTCTCGGGATACGGCATGCAAACCTTGTGGAAGTGAGTAACGGGCTGGGAAAAATTCTTGTGCGTGCGCTTATCACCTCTCGTCAGAGCAAGGGAGAAGTTTTTGTTCCCATGCATTGGAGTGATCAGTTTGCGTCCAATGCGCGTGTGGACCGTTTGGTGCCGCCTAAAACGGATGGAACCTCCGGCCAGCCTGCATTTAAAAACGTGGGAGTGAAGCTCAGACCTTATGTGGGTGCGCTCTATGGTTTTGTGGTGAGCAGAAAGAAACCAGAGCTAATTGATCTGGATTACTGGGTGGTTTCCAGATGTGAAGGCGGGTGGAGTGCCGAGTTTGCCCATACGCATCGGCCAGCCAATATCACTGAGCGCCTTCAAGACCTGTTTAAAGACAGCGCCCCAAATCAAAGCGGGGCGAGGCCCGAGCTGGTGTCGATGGTCAATGACGGATCTGGCCTTGCAACGCATGCAGGATTTCAGGAAGAAACCCTGTTAGGTGCCGCATTTATGGCGGACCGTCCTGTCGGGGTTTCGCGCGGTTGGGCGAGGGGGCTTCTTGGCTTTCGTTTCCACAACTCAATGTCCCGCCACGGAGTTTTGGCGGGGTTGCCTTCAAATGGAAGTGTGGAGCCCGGTGCGTTGATTTGTTCTTGCATGAATGTTGGAGTGAACCAGATAGCTCTGGCAATTGAACAAGGAGCCTCCAGCTTGGACCAAGTTGCAGCCGCTACAAATGCAGGAACTGGCTGTGGGTCTTGCCGCGGAGATATTCTGCGGATTATCGAGGATTTACAAGTGGTTGCAGCTCAATGA
- a CDS encoding NAD-dependent succinate-semialdehyde dehydrogenase, with the protein MLEKTLANNSLFRQSAYVAGQWIDVDPENAIKVTDPASQKQIGLVPKITAEQTQGALEAAQEAQKPWAAKLARERADILMRWHDLIMENQEDLAIILTSEQGKPLAESRGEIAYGASFIRWFAEECRRSDGAIVPTHNTSQRIVILKQPIGVVAAITPWNFPNAMITRKVAPALAAGCAIVLKPAAQTPFSAIALAVLAEEAGIPKGLFSIVTGSASQIGGVMTSSSIVRKLTFTGSTQIGALLYGQCAPTIKKLGLELGGNAPFIVFDDADLEAAVEGALIAKYRNNGQTCVCANRIYVQSGVYEQFASMLSEKLKLLKTGGGFEEGVTFGPLIDDAAVGKVEEHIADALSKGAEVTMGGNRHALGGTYFEPTILTGVTKSMKVAREETFGPIAPLFKFEDEEDVVEQSNDTEFGLASYFYSRDLARVWRVSEALEYGIVGVNTGIISAAEAPFGGVKQSGLGREGSSFGLEDFQELKYVCMGGL; encoded by the coding sequence TTGCTAGAAAAAACACTCGCAAACAACAGTTTGTTTCGCCAATCGGCCTATGTCGCGGGCCAGTGGATCGATGTTGATCCGGAAAACGCCATTAAAGTCACCGACCCTGCCTCACAAAAGCAAATCGGTCTTGTTCCCAAAATTACTGCGGAACAAACTCAAGGGGCTTTGGAAGCCGCACAAGAAGCCCAAAAACCATGGGCTGCGAAACTGGCACGCGAGCGCGCGGATATTTTAATGCGCTGGCACGATCTTATTATGGAAAATCAAGAGGATCTGGCAATCATCCTCACCAGTGAGCAAGGTAAGCCGCTGGCTGAATCCCGTGGGGAAATCGCCTATGGAGCCTCGTTCATCCGCTGGTTTGCCGAGGAGTGCCGCAGATCGGATGGAGCGATTGTTCCAACCCACAACACCAGTCAGCGCATTGTTATTCTCAAGCAGCCCATAGGGGTTGTTGCCGCCATAACCCCCTGGAACTTTCCAAATGCGATGATCACCCGCAAGGTGGCCCCTGCGCTGGCAGCTGGCTGTGCCATTGTTTTAAAACCTGCCGCACAAACCCCCTTCTCCGCCATCGCTCTAGCAGTGCTTGCAGAAGAGGCCGGAATTCCAAAGGGACTGTTTTCCATTGTCACCGGTTCAGCCAGCCAAATCGGCGGCGTGATGACATCAAGCTCAATTGTGCGCAAGCTTACCTTCACAGGCTCAACTCAAATCGGAGCTCTTCTTTATGGTCAGTGTGCGCCAACCATCAAGAAACTGGGACTAGAGCTTGGAGGAAATGCCCCCTTTATCGTGTTTGATGATGCGGATCTGGAAGCAGCAGTAGAAGGGGCTTTAATTGCCAAATACCGCAATAATGGGCAGACATGTGTCTGCGCAAACCGGATTTATGTGCAAAGCGGCGTTTACGAACAGTTTGCCAGCATGCTCTCCGAAAAATTAAAACTCCTGAAAACCGGTGGTGGCTTTGAAGAGGGGGTAACCTTTGGTCCGTTGATTGATGATGCTGCCGTGGGTAAAGTGGAAGAGCATATCGCAGATGCACTGTCCAAGGGCGCAGAAGTTACAATGGGTGGAAATCGCCACGCACTCGGTGGCACCTATTTCGAACCAACCATTTTGACCGGCGTTACAAAGTCCATGAAGGTCGCTCGTGAAGAAACCTTTGGTCCAATTGCCCCGCTCTTCAAGTTCGAAGACGAGGAGGATGTGGTTGAGCAATCCAACGACACCGAGTTCGGTCTGGCTTCCTACTTCTATTCCCGAGATCTTGCCCGTGTGTGGCGTGTTTCAGAGGCACTTGAGTACGGCATCGTCGGCGTCAATACCGGTATAATTTCGGCGGCTGAAGCTCCTTTTGGCGGTGTCAAGCAATCCGGTCTTGGCCGCGAAGGCTCATCGTTTGGCTTAGAGGATTTTCAGGAATTGAAGTACGTTTGCATGGGCGGGCTCTAG